Proteins encoded by one window of Halichondria panicea chromosome 8, odHalPani1.1, whole genome shotgun sequence:
- the LOC135340349 gene encoding guanylate cyclase soluble subunit beta-2-like isoform X1, which produces MYGHLLLGLAGYVKLKHGTENWTKSCNCAGLENNIFLAYEVYDDQIFYQIVDAVCATLGMDCDTLLFNFGYYTFSVYWRNSTHDTLLYCLGDSVQELIQNLNALHHHLSSRYDKMIAPAFTCNTVPEGLLVHYHSARPGLGEYVRGIITGLANHMYRLNVNVEMLEHETVSARATKHYYKFRITLNGVKDEITLSKLHGIKNKKVGVIRDIKKVKANFHIIKSKSEFETEPKINPITSTDVDWPVTPEIFESIAPYHLIFNSDLKILRMSVPFSRIIECQHITDHPKIGDLFDIEIPQVELTHGNILNESNALFILSVKHSTSYGVVSKRTLRPSFRGQMCPFSSSLDSPILFLASPAVNSFEQLEQMGLSIADIGKSSSLHVLLESNNDYTPQMDLSRQLEKAKNQLEMEKAAVEKARRHTDLILHRMLPVKVASVLKQNGYVAPMEFSQVSILFTAIADFQKICKETSSHQVVTMLNDLFTRFDNLLETYQVYKVETVADSYMMAAGFPDTAKKHAHAVTKMAFEMRREVKEMNSTYSYNIEILIGVHSGPVVTGVIGTKQPRYCLFGDTVNTASRMNSTGEPDRIHISQETFKHICDDSSYHFISRGKIFVKGLGLRATYFVEEDQNITVHTHDNDTLEVTSIDREDHQSEL; this is translated from the exons atg TACGGACATTTGCTCCTTGGTCTGGCTGGGTATGTCAAGCTCAAGCATGGGACAGAAAACTGGACCAAGAGTTG CAACTGTGCTGGGCTAGAAAACAACATTTTCTTGGCCTACGAGGTGTATGACGATCAGATATTCTATCAAATAGTTGATGCTGTGTGTGCAACACTAG GAATGGATTGTGACACTCTTCTGTTCAACTTTGGTTACTACACATTTTCAGTCTACTGGCGAAACTCTACTCACGACACCCTTCTCTACTGCCTGGGGGACAGTGTACAAGAGCTGATACAAAATTTAAACGCCCTTCATCACCACCTTTCTTCAAGGTATGACAAGATGATTGCTCCGGCCTTCACTTGCAACACTGTGCCTGAGGGTCTGCTTGTGCACTATCACAGCGCCAGACCAGGACTAGGAGAGTATGTTAGAGGTATCATCACTGGATTGGCTAATCACATGTATCGGCTGAATGTCAACGTGGAGATGCTGGAACATGAGACTGTTTCAGCAAGGGCAACAAAGCACTACTATAAATTTCGGATCACACTGAATGGGGTTAAAGATGAGATTACATTGTCAA AGCTCCATGGAATCAAAAACAAGAAAGTGGGAGTGATAAGGGATATAAAAAAAGTTAAAGCAAACTTCCACATTATCAAGTCGAAGTCTGAATTCGAAACTGAGCCCAAAATAAATCCCATAACATCCACTGATGTTGACTGGCCTGTTACACCTGAGATATTTGAGTCCATTGCTCCATACCATTTGATCTTTAATTCGGACCTTAAGATACTAAGAATGAGTGTTCCATTTTCAAGGATAATTGAGTGCCAGCACATCACTGACCATCCTAAGATTGGAGACCTATTCGATATTGAGATTCCTCAAGTGGAGTTGACACATGGTAACATATTGAATGAGTCGAATGCTTTGTTTATCCTCTCGGTGAAACACAGTACTAGCTATGGTGTCGTATCAAAACGAACTCTTCGTCCGAGTTTCCGGGGGCAAATGTGTCCATTTTCGTCATCTCTAGATTCACCGATTCTTTTTCTTGCTTCTCCTGCTGTGAACAGCTTTGAGCAGCTTGAACAGATGGGTCTGAGTATAGCAGACATTGGAAAGAGCAGCTCCTTGCACGTCCTCCTAGAAAGCAACAATGATTACACCCCACAGATGGATTTATCCAGGCAGCTAGAAAAGGCCAAAAATCAACTGGAAATGGAAAAAGCTGCAGTAGAGAAAGCCAGAAGACACACTGATCTGATACTACATAGAATGCTCCCAGTGAAAGTAGCCAGTGTCTTAAAACAAAACGGATATGTGGCTCCAATGGAGTTTTCACAAGTGTCAATTCTCTTCACAGCAATCGCAGACTTTCAAAAGATTTGCAAAGAGACCAGTTCTCATCAAGTGGTCACAATGCTTAACGATCTGTTTACACGATTTGATAATCTGTTGGAAACTTATCAAGTCTACAAG gttgaAACAGTGGCAGACTCGTACATGATGGCAGCTGGTTTCCCTGACACTGCCAAAAAGCATGCTCACGCTGTCACTAAAATGGCGTTTGAGATGAGAAGAGAAGTGAAAGAGATGAATAGCACATACTCTTACAACATTGAG ATTTTGATAGGCGTCCACTCGGGTCCTGTGGTAACCGGTGTTATCGGCACAAAACAACCACGCTACTGTCTGTTTGGAGATACTGTGAACACTGCTAGTAGAATGAACTCCACTGGAGAGCCTGATCGGATTCACATCAGCCAAGAAACGTTCAA GCACATCTGTGATGATTCTTCCTACCACTTTATCAGTCGAGGGAAGATCTTTGTAAAAGGCCTTGGGTTACGAGCTACCTACTTTGTGGAGGAGGACCAAAATATCACTGTGCACACGCATGATAATGACACTTTGGAAGTGACCTCTATAGACAGAGAAGATCATCAAtcagagctatag
- the LOC135340349 gene encoding guanylate cyclase soluble subunit beta-2-like isoform X2 — MVPRVTGLTRVYCIICNCAGLENNIFLAYEVYDDQIFYQIVDAVCATLGMDCDTLLFNFGYYTFSVYWRNSTHDTLLYCLGDSVQELIQNLNALHHHLSSRYDKMIAPAFTCNTVPEGLLVHYHSARPGLGEYVRGIITGLANHMYRLNVNVEMLEHETVSARATKHYYKFRITLNGVKDEITLSKLHGIKNKKVGVIRDIKKVKANFHIIKSKSEFETEPKINPITSTDVDWPVTPEIFESIAPYHLIFNSDLKILRMSVPFSRIIECQHITDHPKIGDLFDIEIPQVELTHGNILNESNALFILSVKHSTSYGVVSKRTLRPSFRGQMCPFSSSLDSPILFLASPAVNSFEQLEQMGLSIADIGKSSSLHVLLESNNDYTPQMDLSRQLEKAKNQLEMEKAAVEKARRHTDLILHRMLPVKVASVLKQNGYVAPMEFSQVSILFTAIADFQKICKETSSHQVVTMLNDLFTRFDNLLETYQVYKVETVADSYMMAAGFPDTAKKHAHAVTKMAFEMRREVKEMNSTYSYNIEILIGVHSGPVVTGVIGTKQPRYCLFGDTVNTASRMNSTGEPDRIHISQETFKHICDDSSYHFISRGKIFVKGLGLRATYFVEEDQNITVHTHDNDTLEVTSIDREDHQSEL; from the exons atggtcccaagggtgaccggattaacgagagtctactgtataatatG CAACTGTGCTGGGCTAGAAAACAACATTTTCTTGGCCTACGAGGTGTATGACGATCAGATATTCTATCAAATAGTTGATGCTGTGTGTGCAACACTAG GAATGGATTGTGACACTCTTCTGTTCAACTTTGGTTACTACACATTTTCAGTCTACTGGCGAAACTCTACTCACGACACCCTTCTCTACTGCCTGGGGGACAGTGTACAAGAGCTGATACAAAATTTAAACGCCCTTCATCACCACCTTTCTTCAAGGTATGACAAGATGATTGCTCCGGCCTTCACTTGCAACACTGTGCCTGAGGGTCTGCTTGTGCACTATCACAGCGCCAGACCAGGACTAGGAGAGTATGTTAGAGGTATCATCACTGGATTGGCTAATCACATGTATCGGCTGAATGTCAACGTGGAGATGCTGGAACATGAGACTGTTTCAGCAAGGGCAACAAAGCACTACTATAAATTTCGGATCACACTGAATGGGGTTAAAGATGAGATTACATTGTCAA AGCTCCATGGAATCAAAAACAAGAAAGTGGGAGTGATAAGGGATATAAAAAAAGTTAAAGCAAACTTCCACATTATCAAGTCGAAGTCTGAATTCGAAACTGAGCCCAAAATAAATCCCATAACATCCACTGATGTTGACTGGCCTGTTACACCTGAGATATTTGAGTCCATTGCTCCATACCATTTGATCTTTAATTCGGACCTTAAGATACTAAGAATGAGTGTTCCATTTTCAAGGATAATTGAGTGCCAGCACATCACTGACCATCCTAAGATTGGAGACCTATTCGATATTGAGATTCCTCAAGTGGAGTTGACACATGGTAACATATTGAATGAGTCGAATGCTTTGTTTATCCTCTCGGTGAAACACAGTACTAGCTATGGTGTCGTATCAAAACGAACTCTTCGTCCGAGTTTCCGGGGGCAAATGTGTCCATTTTCGTCATCTCTAGATTCACCGATTCTTTTTCTTGCTTCTCCTGCTGTGAACAGCTTTGAGCAGCTTGAACAGATGGGTCTGAGTATAGCAGACATTGGAAAGAGCAGCTCCTTGCACGTCCTCCTAGAAAGCAACAATGATTACACCCCACAGATGGATTTATCCAGGCAGCTAGAAAAGGCCAAAAATCAACTGGAAATGGAAAAAGCTGCAGTAGAGAAAGCCAGAAGACACACTGATCTGATACTACATAGAATGCTCCCAGTGAAAGTAGCCAGTGTCTTAAAACAAAACGGATATGTGGCTCCAATGGAGTTTTCACAAGTGTCAATTCTCTTCACAGCAATCGCAGACTTTCAAAAGATTTGCAAAGAGACCAGTTCTCATCAAGTGGTCACAATGCTTAACGATCTGTTTACACGATTTGATAATCTGTTGGAAACTTATCAAGTCTACAAG gttgaAACAGTGGCAGACTCGTACATGATGGCAGCTGGTTTCCCTGACACTGCCAAAAAGCATGCTCACGCTGTCACTAAAATGGCGTTTGAGATGAGAAGAGAAGTGAAAGAGATGAATAGCACATACTCTTACAACATTGAG ATTTTGATAGGCGTCCACTCGGGTCCTGTGGTAACCGGTGTTATCGGCACAAAACAACCACGCTACTGTCTGTTTGGAGATACTGTGAACACTGCTAGTAGAATGAACTCCACTGGAGAGCCTGATCGGATTCACATCAGCCAAGAAACGTTCAA GCACATCTGTGATGATTCTTCCTACCACTTTATCAGTCGAGGGAAGATCTTTGTAAAAGGCCTTGGGTTACGAGCTACCTACTTTGTGGAGGAGGACCAAAATATCACTGTGCACACGCATGATAATGACACTTTGGAAGTGACCTCTATAGACAGAGAAGATCATCAAtcagagctatag
- the LOC135340349 gene encoding guanylate cyclase soluble subunit beta-2-like isoform X3, producing MDCDTLLFNFGYYTFSVYWRNSTHDTLLYCLGDSVQELIQNLNALHHHLSSRYDKMIAPAFTCNTVPEGLLVHYHSARPGLGEYVRGIITGLANHMYRLNVNVEMLEHETVSARATKHYYKFRITLNGVKDEITLSKLHGIKNKKVGVIRDIKKVKANFHIIKSKSEFETEPKINPITSTDVDWPVTPEIFESIAPYHLIFNSDLKILRMSVPFSRIIECQHITDHPKIGDLFDIEIPQVELTHGNILNESNALFILSVKHSTSYGVVSKRTLRPSFRGQMCPFSSSLDSPILFLASPAVNSFEQLEQMGLSIADIGKSSSLHVLLESNNDYTPQMDLSRQLEKAKNQLEMEKAAVEKARRHTDLILHRMLPVKVASVLKQNGYVAPMEFSQVSILFTAIADFQKICKETSSHQVVTMLNDLFTRFDNLLETYQVYKVETVADSYMMAAGFPDTAKKHAHAVTKMAFEMRREVKEMNSTYSYNIEILIGVHSGPVVTGVIGTKQPRYCLFGDTVNTASRMNSTGEPDRIHISQETFKHICDDSSYHFISRGKIFVKGLGLRATYFVEEDQNITVHTHDNDTLEVTSIDREDHQSEL from the exons ATGGATTGTGACACTCTTCTGTTCAACTTTGGTTACTACACATTTTCAGTCTACTGGCGAAACTCTACTCACGACACCCTTCTCTACTGCCTGGGGGACAGTGTACAAGAGCTGATACAAAATTTAAACGCCCTTCATCACCACCTTTCTTCAAGGTATGACAAGATGATTGCTCCGGCCTTCACTTGCAACACTGTGCCTGAGGGTCTGCTTGTGCACTATCACAGCGCCAGACCAGGACTAGGAGAGTATGTTAGAGGTATCATCACTGGATTGGCTAATCACATGTATCGGCTGAATGTCAACGTGGAGATGCTGGAACATGAGACTGTTTCAGCAAGGGCAACAAAGCACTACTATAAATTTCGGATCACACTGAATGGGGTTAAAGATGAGATTACATTGTCAA AGCTCCATGGAATCAAAAACAAGAAAGTGGGAGTGATAAGGGATATAAAAAAAGTTAAAGCAAACTTCCACATTATCAAGTCGAAGTCTGAATTCGAAACTGAGCCCAAAATAAATCCCATAACATCCACTGATGTTGACTGGCCTGTTACACCTGAGATATTTGAGTCCATTGCTCCATACCATTTGATCTTTAATTCGGACCTTAAGATACTAAGAATGAGTGTTCCATTTTCAAGGATAATTGAGTGCCAGCACATCACTGACCATCCTAAGATTGGAGACCTATTCGATATTGAGATTCCTCAAGTGGAGTTGACACATGGTAACATATTGAATGAGTCGAATGCTTTGTTTATCCTCTCGGTGAAACACAGTACTAGCTATGGTGTCGTATCAAAACGAACTCTTCGTCCGAGTTTCCGGGGGCAAATGTGTCCATTTTCGTCATCTCTAGATTCACCGATTCTTTTTCTTGCTTCTCCTGCTGTGAACAGCTTTGAGCAGCTTGAACAGATGGGTCTGAGTATAGCAGACATTGGAAAGAGCAGCTCCTTGCACGTCCTCCTAGAAAGCAACAATGATTACACCCCACAGATGGATTTATCCAGGCAGCTAGAAAAGGCCAAAAATCAACTGGAAATGGAAAAAGCTGCAGTAGAGAAAGCCAGAAGACACACTGATCTGATACTACATAGAATGCTCCCAGTGAAAGTAGCCAGTGTCTTAAAACAAAACGGATATGTGGCTCCAATGGAGTTTTCACAAGTGTCAATTCTCTTCACAGCAATCGCAGACTTTCAAAAGATTTGCAAAGAGACCAGTTCTCATCAAGTGGTCACAATGCTTAACGATCTGTTTACACGATTTGATAATCTGTTGGAAACTTATCAAGTCTACAAG gttgaAACAGTGGCAGACTCGTACATGATGGCAGCTGGTTTCCCTGACACTGCCAAAAAGCATGCTCACGCTGTCACTAAAATGGCGTTTGAGATGAGAAGAGAAGTGAAAGAGATGAATAGCACATACTCTTACAACATTGAG ATTTTGATAGGCGTCCACTCGGGTCCTGTGGTAACCGGTGTTATCGGCACAAAACAACCACGCTACTGTCTGTTTGGAGATACTGTGAACACTGCTAGTAGAATGAACTCCACTGGAGAGCCTGATCGGATTCACATCAGCCAAGAAACGTTCAA GCACATCTGTGATGATTCTTCCTACCACTTTATCAGTCGAGGGAAGATCTTTGTAAAAGGCCTTGGGTTACGAGCTACCTACTTTGTGGAGGAGGACCAAAATATCACTGTGCACACGCATGATAATGACACTTTGGAAGTGACCTCTATAGACAGAGAAGATCATCAAtcagagctatag